Proteins found in one Streptococcus iniae genomic segment:
- a CDS encoding DNA-directed RNA polymerase subunit alpha: protein MIEFEKPIITKIDENKDYGRFVIEPLERGYGTTLGNSLRRVLLSSLPGAAVTSIKIDGVLHEFDTIPGVREDVMQIILNVKGLAVKSYVEDEKMIELDVEGPAEVTAGGILTDSDIELVNPDHYLFTIAEGHSLKATMTVAKKRGYIPAEGNKKDDAPVGTLAVDSIYTPVKKVNYQVEPARVGSNDGFDKLTIEIMTNGTIIPEDALGLSARVLIEHLNLFTDLTSVAKATDVMKETETVNDEKVLDRTIEELDLSVRSYNCLKRAGINTVFDLTEKSEPEMMKVRNLGRKSLEEVKIKLADLGLGLKNDK, encoded by the coding sequence ATGATTGAGTTTGAAAAACCAATAATAACAAAAATTGATGAAAATAAAGATTACGGTAGATTTGTGATTGAGCCACTTGAACGTGGTTATGGAACAACTCTAGGTAATTCGCTTCGTCGTGTACTCTTGTCTTCACTTCCAGGTGCAGCAGTTACATCAATTAAAATTGATGGAGTATTACACGAATTTGATACAATCCCAGGTGTACGTGAAGATGTCATGCAAATTATCCTTAACGTTAAGGGTCTTGCAGTGAAATCATACGTTGAAGACGAAAAGATGATTGAACTTGATGTTGAAGGACCAGCAGAAGTTACAGCTGGAGGTATTTTAACTGACAGTGATATCGAACTTGTTAACCCAGATCATTATCTCTTTACTATCGCAGAAGGTCATTCTTTAAAAGCGACAATGACTGTTGCAAAAAAACGTGGCTACATTCCTGCTGAAGGTAACAAAAAAGATGATGCACCTGTTGGAACATTGGCAGTAGATTCAATCTACACACCAGTGAAAAAAGTTAATTATCAAGTTGAACCTGCCCGTGTAGGTAGCAATGACGGCTTTGATAAATTAACAATTGAAATCATGACAAATGGAACAATCATTCCTGAAGATGCATTAGGTCTATCTGCTCGTGTTTTAATTGAACACTTAAATCTCTTTACTGATTTAACATCTGTTGCTAAAGCAACAGATGTAATGAAAGAAACAGAAACAGTGAACGATGAAAAGGTACTTGACCGCACAATTGAGGAACTTGATTTGTCCGTACGCTCTTATAACTGTTTAAAACGTGCAGGAATTAATACTGTATTTGATTTGACAGAAAAATCAGAGCCTGAAATGATGAAAGTTCGTAACTTAGGCCGTAAGAGTCTTGAAGAAGTTAAAATCAAACTTGCAGACCTAGGTCTCGGACTAAAAAACGATAAATAA
- a CDS encoding IS30 family transposase has protein sequence MHEHYTPKGKHLTIAERYFIEKWKSEGKSNRAIANLLGKAPQTIHNEVKRGLVRQQIRKGKFEMIYQADYAQASYENKRRNSIRSIGLDKDTKERILHYMRQNFSPEMMVKSKGIAVPVSTIYYWIHNGHLGIHSDHILYPRKRKGKSKKASPRFKPAGQSIEKRPDAINRRLENGHYEIDTVILTRAKNECLLTLTDRRSRHQIIRLIPDKSAQSVNHALESIVKTHSIHSITADNGTEFNRLSLVFPKEDIYYAHPYASWERGTNENHNRLIRRWLPKGTKKTTQREVAFIENWINNYPKKILDYKSPKEFLTVG, from the coding sequence ATGCATGAACATTATACACCAAAAGGAAAACATTTGACAATAGCTGAGCGTTACTTCATCGAGAAATGGAAGTCAGAAGGAAAGTCCAATAGAGCCATCGCTAACTTGCTAGGTAAAGCGCCTCAAACCATTCATAATGAGGTTAAACGAGGACTTGTTAGACAACAAATTCGTAAAGGTAAATTTGAAATGATTTATCAAGCTGACTACGCTCAAGCTAGCTATGAGAATAAACGACGAAATTCTATTCGTTCTATTGGCTTGGATAAAGATACGAAAGAGAGGATTCTGCACTATATGAGGCAGAACTTTTCACCTGAAATGATGGTGAAGTCGAAAGGTATAGCTGTTCCTGTTTCAACCATCTATTATTGGATTCATAACGGACACCTTGGCATCCATTCTGATCACATCTTGTATCCAAGGAAAAGAAAGGGAAAATCAAAGAAGGCTAGCCCTCGTTTCAAACCTGCTGGTCAATCCATTGAGAAAAGACCTGATGCGATTAATCGTAGACTTGAAAATGGGCATTATGAAATTGATACGGTCATTCTAACAAGGGCTAAGAATGAATGTCTACTAACTCTAACAGACCGCCGTAGTCGTCACCAGATTATCAGACTCATTCCGGATAAGTCTGCTCAGTCGGTCAATCATGCCTTAGAAAGTATAGTAAAGACTCACTCTATTCACTCTATTACAGCTGATAACGGAACTGAATTCAACAGACTTTCTCTTGTCTTTCCAAAAGAAGATATCTACTACGCACATCCCTACGCTTCCTGGGAAAGGGGAACGAATGAGAACCACAACAGACTGATCAGAAGATGGTTACCTAAAGGAACAAAGAAAACGACCCAAAGAGAGGTCGCATTCATTGAAAATTGGATAAACAACTATCCTAAGAAAATATTAGACTACAAATCTCCTAAAGAGTTTTTAACCGTTGGCTAA
- a CDS encoding Rep family protein: MSRKRTTTYIFEQQLHAEYWDWEEDKKALFTNWENHKTKIFQEIHRRIKTLEEDIPAKVALIVHDKDIKYGIKPVEPHIHAYIEFASRRDLSVLASALGLLPQYIEPSGQGKYGKVNSKAYLIHAKSPDKHQYASNEVETFGTFDYEAFIEDNKADFSKRYAVAKREKSDESLDKVFQEIINGHLTEDEIFADEELTFLWSYNQTRLDEAFRAYGKIASKRTLRELENGEFKPTIIYVHGSSGIGKTTLALEVIEEIIKRAKEEGLNWKMYSAGAKNIFDEYFGEEVILLDDPRSDSLLPADWLKLLDPLNKSYLSARYKNKLVIGRLIVITNYQSLKSFFGKIQNEDLNQYIRRFNNVLEISKKKGNHDKEKDRFYNLSEIKELSYNDYYQTGNDQEIQLHFGEEDIYCTDNKVDFINRVLDEHILPRKLPQIKKRPKTPAREKGNA, encoded by the coding sequence ATGAGTCGAAAAAGAACTACAACTTATATCTTTGAGCAACAATTGCATGCAGAATATTGGGATTGGGAAGAAGATAAAAAAGCATTATTTACCAATTGGGAAAATCATAAAACAAAAATCTTCCAAGAAATACATCGTCGCATTAAAACCCTCGAAGAAGATATTCCAGCAAAGGTCGCTTTAATTGTTCATGATAAAGATATCAAGTATGGAATTAAACCTGTAGAGCCTCATATCCATGCTTATATTGAATTTGCCAGTCGTAGAGACTTATCTGTATTAGCTAGTGCTCTTGGTCTCTTACCTCAATATATTGAACCAAGTGGTCAAGGGAAATATGGAAAAGTCAATTCCAAAGCCTATTTAATTCACGCAAAGAGTCCTGATAAACATCAGTATGCCTCTAACGAAGTGGAAACTTTTGGAACATTTGATTATGAGGCTTTTATTGAGGATAACAAAGCAGATTTTTCTAAACGCTATGCCGTTGCCAAAAGAGAAAAATCAGACGAGAGTTTGGATAAAGTCTTTCAAGAAATTATCAATGGTCATCTAACAGAAGATGAGATCTTTGCGGACGAAGAATTAACCTTTCTTTGGTCTTATAATCAAACAAGACTTGATGAAGCTTTTAGAGCTTATGGCAAGATAGCTTCTAAACGAACTTTAAGGGAGTTAGAGAATGGTGAGTTCAAGCCAACAATTATTTATGTGCATGGTTCTTCTGGAATAGGAAAAACCACTTTAGCACTTGAGGTGATTGAAGAAATTATCAAGAGAGCTAAAGAAGAGGGTCTCAATTGGAAAATGTACAGCGCTGGTGCTAAGAATATTTTTGATGAGTACTTTGGTGAAGAGGTTATTCTCTTGGATGACCCACGGTCTGATAGCTTATTACCAGCAGACTGGTTAAAACTCTTAGATCCTTTAAACAAGTCTTACCTATCCGCACGTTATAAAAATAAGTTAGTCATTGGTCGACTGATTGTTATTACTAATTATCAGTCCCTGAAGTCTTTCTTTGGAAAGATTCAAAATGAAGATTTAAACCAGTACATCAGACGGTTTAATAACGTTTTAGAGATTTCTAAGAAAAAGGGAAATCACGATAAAGAAAAAGATAGATTCTATAATCTATCAGAAATTAAAGAGTTAAGTTACAACGATTATTACCAAACAGGTAATGATCAAGAGATTCAATTACATTTTGGAGAAGAAGATATCTATTGCACTGATAATAAAGTAGATTTTATTAATCGTGTTTTAGATGAACATATTCTTCCTCGCAAATTACCACAAATAAAAAAGCGTCCCAAAACTCCGGCAAGAGAAAAAGGAAACGCTTAG
- the rpsK gene encoding 30S ribosomal protein S11, which produces MAKPTRKRRVKKNIESGVAHIHATFNNTIVMITDVHGNALAWSSAGALGFKGSRKSTPFAAQMAAEAAAKSAQEHGLKTVEVTVKGPGSGRESAIRALAATGLEVTAIRDVTPVPHNGARPPKRRRV; this is translated from the coding sequence TTGGCTAAACCAACACGTAAACGTCGTGTGAAAAAGAACATCGAGTCTGGTGTTGCACATATTCACGCTACATTTAACAACACTATTGTTATGATTACAGATGTTCATGGTAATGCTCTTGCATGGTCATCAGCTGGTGCTCTTGGTTTCAAAGGTTCACGTAAATCAACACCGTTTGCTGCTCAAATGGCTGCTGAAGCTGCTGCGAAATCTGCACAAGAACACGGACTAAAAACTGTTGAAGTTACTGTTAAAGGCCCTGGTTCAGGTCGTGAGTCTGCTATTCGTGCACTTGCTGCTACAGGTCTTGAAGTTACTGCAATTCGTGACGTGACTCCTGTACCACATAACGGTGCTCGTCCTCCAAAACGTCGTCGTGTATAA
- the rplQ gene encoding 50S ribosomal protein L17: MAYRKLGRTSSQRKAMLRDLTTDLLINESIVTTEARAKEIRKTVEKMITLGKRGDLHARRQAAAYVRNEIASENYDEATDKYTSTTALQKLFSEIAPRYAERNGGYTRILKTEPRRGDAAPMAIIELV, encoded by the coding sequence ATGGCTTACCGTAAACTAGGACGCACTAGCTCACAACGTAAAGCAATGCTTCGTGATTTAACGACTGATCTTTTAATCAACGAATCTATTGTAACAACAGAAGCACGTGCAAAAGAAATCCGTAAAACAGTTGAAAAAATGATTACTCTAGGTAAACGTGGTGATCTTCATGCACGTCGTCAAGCAGCAGCTTACGTACGTAATGAAATTGCATCAGAAAACTATGATGAAGCTACTGATAAATACACATCAACTACAGCTCTTCAAAAACTATTCTCTGAGATTGCACCTCGTTATGCTGAACGTAACGGTGGATACACTCGTATTCTCAAAACAGAACCACGCCGTGGAGATGCTGCTCCAATGGCAATTATTGAATTAGTATAA
- a CDS encoding ABC transporter permease subunit, with the protein MTILKHELKQNFKSLLIWTLSVAVICAGCIYLYKSVEGQLAETAELYANMWDMTKAIGMDKVSLVTFDCYFVTEIVLMFGLGAGMFAGMQGAVALSKEEEGHTSEFLFTLPYGRSQILTWKYLAVLLNLLLFNIIVMGAEALAIWQIDLDVSWANFMIYHGLALLLQVEVATICFLISALSRKKQIGVALGLALLFYVMDMMSRIVPDIGFLKNWTPYNFDSGADVWSGEALNRTGLAIACLLICGSLIASFAIY; encoded by the coding sequence ATGACCATTCTTAAGCATGAACTCAAGCAGAATTTTAAGAGCCTCTTGATTTGGACCCTTAGTGTTGCTGTTATCTGTGCGGGCTGCATCTATCTTTATAAGAGTGTGGAAGGTCAATTGGCTGAGACCGCTGAACTCTATGCTAATATGTGGGACATGACCAAGGCAATTGGCATGGACAAGGTCAGTTTAGTGACCTTTGATTGCTACTTTGTGACGGAGATTGTCCTTATGTTTGGACTAGGCGCAGGGATGTTTGCTGGTATGCAGGGAGCCGTGGCTCTTTCAAAGGAAGAAGAAGGTCACACCAGCGAGTTTCTCTTTACCTTGCCTTATGGACGGTCACAAATCCTTACTTGGAAATACTTGGCCGTCCTCTTGAACCTGTTATTGTTCAATATCATCGTTATGGGAGCAGAGGCGCTGGCTATTTGGCAGATTGACTTGGATGTTTCTTGGGCTAACTTTATGATTTACCATGGTTTAGCCTTACTCTTGCAGGTAGAAGTTGCCACCATTTGCTTCCTGATTTCTGCTCTTAGTCGGAAGAAGCAAATCGGAGTTGCCCTCGGTCTGGCTCTTCTCTTTTACGTTATGGACATGATGAGCCGAATTGTGCCAGATATTGGCTTTCTCAAAAATTGGACACCCTACAATTTTGACAGTGGTGCGGATGTCTGGAGTGGCGAGGCTCTGAACAGAACAGGACTTGCAATTGCTTGCCTACTTATCTGTGGAAGTTTGATTGCTAGCTTTGCCATTTACTAA
- a CDS encoding IS30 family transposase: MSNTHSTKKSTYSHLSASERGEMAAYLKMGKKPAEIARLLGRHRSTISREIKRGSVDQVQDKNGKRTYFSAYFADSGQRVYESNRQKCSYLKLNDCSAKFIEQLEYALKAKIRLHSVDSFVQTYKANHPEEVFPSTKTIYRYIKEGLLVIKPIDLPKMVSIRKRSKPVIKTNKKTLGQSIEERPECINDRSEFGHWEIDLVLGKKTKGEAVVLTLVERQTRYALGVKLEDKQSHTINSAVKQLTSQYPIASITADNGSEFSLLSDLEAVDVYFAHPYSSHERGTNENFNGLLREYIPKGNSFNSLTSEELDNYITAINERPRRLLQYQSSKFLFGIAQIA, from the coding sequence ATGTCCAACACTCATTCTACCAAAAAATCAACCTATTCTCATCTCTCAGCCTCGGAACGTGGCGAAATGGCTGCTTATCTTAAAATGGGAAAGAAACCGGCTGAAATCGCTCGTCTTCTAGGTCGTCACCGGTCGACAATCAGTCGAGAAATCAAACGTGGTTCGGTGGATCAGGTACAGGATAAGAATGGGAAACGTACCTATTTCAGTGCCTATTTCGCTGATAGCGGACAGCGTGTCTATGAATCCAATCGTCAAAAGTGCTCTTATCTCAAGTTGAATGACTGCTCCGCTAAATTCATTGAGCAATTAGAATATGCCTTGAAAGCTAAAATTCGTCTCCATAGCGTAGATAGTTTCGTTCAGACTTATAAAGCAAATCATCCTGAGGAGGTTTTTCCCTCTACCAAAACCATTTATCGCTATATCAAAGAGGGGCTGTTAGTTATAAAACCAATCGATTTACCTAAGATGGTCAGTATCAGGAAACGTTCTAAGCCAGTCATTAAGACGAATAAGAAAACTTTAGGTCAGTCTATCGAAGAACGTCCTGAGTGTATCAATGACCGTTCTGAATTTGGTCATTGGGAGATTGACTTGGTTCTTGGAAAGAAAACCAAAGGTGAAGCTGTTGTTTTGACTTTGGTAGAGCGCCAGACACGCTATGCACTAGGAGTTAAGCTAGAAGATAAACAGTCCCATACCATTAATAGTGCTGTCAAACAACTTACAAGTCAGTATCCTATTGCATCCATTACAGCTGATAATGGTTCTGAATTTAGTTTACTCTCAGACTTGGAAGCTGTTGATGTTTACTTTGCCCATCCATATTCTTCACATGAGAGAGGTACAAATGAGAACTTCAATGGTCTCCTCAGAGAATATATCCCTAAAGGAAACTCTTTTAATTCACTAACCTCTGAAGAACTTGACAACTATATCACAGCCATCAATGAGCGCCCGAGACGACTTCTTCAATACCAATCTTCAAAATTCCTATTTGGGATAGCCCAAATAGCTTAA
- a CDS encoding helix-turn-helix domain-containing protein, giving the protein MLFSQNLKKKRQESGLKQQEIADMMEVNRVTYTNWENGKREPTLENVVKLAKILKTTTDNLLGQTIYSKVDLLRFLDDFDVSNIKDFTKSDVDKLKFAIMFEITKNKVNALNLKDDLILKYKLDKDEREILNTIF; this is encoded by the coding sequence ATGCTTTTTTCACAAAATTTAAAAAAGAAACGACAAGAAAGTGGATTAAAACAGCAAGAAATTGCAGACATGATGGAAGTGAATCGTGTAACATATACAAATTGGGAAAATGGGAAAAGAGAACCGACTTTAGAAAATGTCGTAAAGCTTGCGAAAATATTAAAAACAACTACGGATAATTTATTAGGACAGACAATATACTCAAAAGTAGACTTATTAAGATTTTTAGATGATTTTGATGTCAGTAATATCAAAGATTTTACGAAAAGTGATGTAGATAAGCTAAAATTTGCAATCATGTTCGAAATTACAAAGAATAAGGTTAATGCACTTAACTTAAAAGATGACCTTATTTTAAAATATAAACTTGATAAAGACGAAAGAGAAATTCTTAATACTATTTTTTAG
- a CDS encoding IS256 family transposase, with the protein MTQFTTELLNFLAQKQDIDEFFRSSLEIAMNDLLQVELSAFLGYEPYKKEGYNTGNSRNGTYSRQFETKYGLVNLIIPRDRNGEFSPVLLPSYARRDDHLEEMVIKLYQTGVTTREISDIIERMYGHHYSPATVSNITKVTQESVTAFHERSFQTNYSVLYLDGTYLPLRRGTVSKECIHIALGITPEGYKSVLGYEIAPNENNVSWSDLLKRLQNQGLKQVSLVVTDGLNGVDQIIQQAYPMAKQQRCLVHIGRNISSKVKRVDRAPILNQFKQIYRATNLQEAIKLLEQFVSEWKPRYKKVMTSLETTENLLTFYQFPHHIWSSIYSTNLIESLNKEIKRQSKKRVVFPNEEALERCLVSIFEDYNIKFGARIHKGFGVCFDTLDSLFD; encoded by the coding sequence ATGACTCAGTTTACCACAGAATTACTTAACTTCCTAGCGCAAAAACAAGATATTGATGAATTCTTTCGATCCTCTTTAGAAATAGCTATGAATGATCTCTTGCAGGTTGAACTATCAGCTTTCCTTGGATATGAGCCATATAAAAAAGAAGGTTACAATACAGGTAATAGCCGTAATGGGACCTACTCTCGACAGTTTGAAACGAAGTATGGCTTAGTCAATTTAATCATTCCAAGAGATCGAAACGGCGAGTTTTCACCAGTTTTATTACCATCTTATGCTAGACGAGATGACCACTTGGAAGAGATGGTGATTAAACTCTATCAAACTGGCGTTACGACACGCGAAATCAGTGACATTATTGAGCGCATGTATGGTCACCACTACAGTCCAGCAACGGTGTCAAATATCACAAAAGTGACTCAAGAAAGTGTCACTGCCTTTCATGAGCGTTCCTTTCAAACTAACTACTCAGTCTTGTATCTAGACGGAACTTACTTACCCTTGCGACGAGGTACGGTCAGTAAAGAATGTATTCACATTGCACTTGGTATCACGCCTGAAGGGTATAAATCAGTTCTTGGCTATGAGATTGCCCCTAATGAAAATAATGTCTCTTGGTCAGATCTTCTTAAGAGGCTACAAAATCAAGGACTTAAGCAAGTTTCTCTAGTTGTTACAGACGGGCTTAACGGTGTGGATCAAATCATCCAACAAGCCTATCCAATGGCTAAACAGCAACGGTGTCTGGTTCACATTGGTCGCAATATCTCCAGTAAGGTCAAACGAGTAGATAGGGCACCTATTCTAAATCAGTTCAAGCAGATTTATCGTGCCACAAATTTACAGGAGGCTATTAAATTATTGGAACAATTTGTTTCTGAGTGGAAACCTCGTTACAAAAAGGTTATGACATCACTTGAAACAACTGAAAATCTCCTAACTTTCTATCAATTTCCACATCACATTTGGTCTAGTATTTACTCTACAAACTTGATTGAATCACTCAATAAAGAAATCAAGCGACAAAGCAAGAAGAGGGTGGTTTTTCCAAATGAAGAAGCCTTAGAACGATGCCTTGTAAGTATTTTCGAAGACTATAACATTAAGTTCGGAGCTCGTATTCATAAAGGATTCGGAGTATGTTTTGACACACTTGATAGCTTATTTGACTAA
- a CDS encoding Cna B-type domain-containing protein, translated as MVKKIEGTEIPIPDVIFELKNTEGTEIKDGQTVLQLKTNSEGIANVKGLPVGNYTVKEISAPDWIDFDLLNSPEKQFSVSASDTEGTLLSVENKAKNIEVTGKKTWNDGDNQDGLRPTSIKVNLLANGTVINSQTVTADDDWSYSFTDLPKYANGSEIAYTVEEANTPDGYTSVVDGTTITNTHIPETTEVSGTKTWNDSDDQDGKRPETIKVHLLANGTEVASQEVTADSNWSYSFTELPKYAKGSEIVYTVTEDAVADYTTTYDGYNITNSYTPGKTSITVTKVWDDNNDQDGIRPNAIQVQLYANGKVSGDVITLSAANNWIYTWTGLAEKANKKAITYTVEEVTAIDGYTSETTQTSANNFTITNTHTPETTELSGTKVWDDNDDQDGLRPTSIKVNLLANGTVINSQTVTADDDWSYSFTDLPKYANGSEIAYTVEEANTPDGYTSVVDGTTITNTHIPETTEVSGTKTWNDSDDQDGKRPETIKVHLLANGTEVASQEVTADSNWSYSFTELPKYAKGSEIVYTVTEDAVADYTTTYDGYNITNSYTPGKTSITVTKVWDDNNDQDGIRPNAIQVQLYANGKVSGDVITLSAANNWIYTWTGLAEKANKKDIAYTVKELSDVEGYTATVGDIDNGNVTITNSHTPTTPEEPTTPSKPNKKSDKQSKDKKSGLLPSTGDSDGFGLSILGVTIIVTLIAGFVYYRKHN; from the coding sequence ATTGTCAAGAAAATTGAAGGTACGGAGATTCCTATTCCTGATGTAATATTTGAATTAAAAAATACAGAAGGTACAGAAATTAAAGATGGTCAGACCGTCTTACAGTTAAAGACAAATAGTGAGGGTATTGCAAATGTAAAAGGTTTGCCAGTAGGTAACTATACTGTCAAAGAAATTTCTGCCCCAGATTGGATTGATTTTGATTTACTAAATAGTCCAGAAAAACAATTTTCTGTAAGTGCTTCTGATACAGAAGGAACCCTGCTCAGTGTTGAGAATAAGGCAAAAAATATTGAAGTTACAGGTAAGAAAACATGGAATGATGGTGATAACCAAGATGGTCTTCGTCCAACGTCAATTAAGGTTAACCTCTTAGCTAATGGCACAGTTATTAACTCTCAAACCGTAACAGCTGATGACGATTGGAGTTATTCATTTACCGACTTACCTAAATACGCTAATGGTAGTGAAATTGCTTATACAGTTGAAGAAGCTAACACTCCAGACGGTTATACGTCAGTTGTAGATGGCACAACTATTACCAATACTCATATACCAGAAACAACCGAAGTTTCAGGAACAAAGACTTGGAATGATAGCGATGACCAAGATGGCAAACGTCCCGAAACAATCAAAGTTCACCTATTAGCTAACGGTACCGAAGTAGCTTCACAAGAAGTAACAGCTGACAGTAATTGGAGTTATTCATTTACAGAGTTACCTAAATATGCTAAGGGTAGTGAAATTGTTTATACCGTAACTGAAGATGCTGTAGCTGACTACACAACAACTTATGATGGTTACAATATTACTAATAGCTATACACCAGGTAAAACAAGCATCACAGTTACAAAAGTTTGGGATGATAATAATGACCAAGATGGCATCCGTCCAAATGCTATCCAAGTTCAATTGTATGCTAATGGTAAAGTATCTGGTGATGTGATAACTTTGAGTGCAGCTAATAATTGGATATACACATGGACAGGTCTTGCTGAAAAAGCAAATAAGAAAGCTATCACTTATACTGTTGAAGAAGTAACGGCTATTGATGGCTACACTTCAGAAACAACACAAACATCAGCTAATAACTTTACTATTACTAATACGCATACTCCAGAAACAACCGAACTTTCAGGAACTAAGGTATGGGATGATAATGACGACCAAGACGGTCTTCGTCCAACGTCAATTAAGGTTAACCTCTTAGCTAATGGCACAGTTATTAACTCTCAAACCGTAACAGCTGATGACGATTGGAGTTATTCATTTACCGACTTACCTAAATACGCTAATGGTAGTGAAATTGCTTATACAGTTGAAGAAGCTAACACTCCAGACGGTTATACGTCAGTTGTAGATGGCACAACTATTACCAATACTCATATACCAGAAACAACCGAAGTTTCAGGAACAAAGACTTGGAATGATAGCGATGACCAAGATGGCAAACGTCCCGAAACAATCAAAGTTCACCTATTAGCTAACGGTACCGAAGTAGCTTCACAAGAAGTAACAGCTGACAGTAATTGGAGTTATTCATTTACAGAGTTACCTAAATATGCTAAGGGTAGTGAAATTGTTTATACCGTAACTGAAGATGCTGTAGCTGACTACACAACAACTTATGATGGTTACAATATTACTAATAGCTATACACCAGGTAAAACAAGCATCACAGTTACAAAAGTTTGGGATGATAATAATGACCAAGATGGCATCCGTCCAAATGCTATCCAAGTTCAATTGTATGCTAATGGTAAAGTATCTGGTGATGTGATAACTTTGAGTGCAGCTAATAATTGGATATACACATGGACAGGTCTTGCTGAAAAAGCAAACAAGAAAGATATTGCTTACACTGTTAAAGAGTTATCAGATGTTGAGGGTTACACTGCAACAGTTGGTGACATTGACAATGGTAATGTCACCATCACAAATAGTCATACACCAACAACACCAGAAGAACCAACGACACCAAGCAAACCTAATAAGAAATCTGATAAGCAGTCTAAGGATAAGAAATCAGGGTTACTTCCATCAACAGGAGATAGCGATGGTTTTGGCTTGTCTATCTTAGGTGTTACTATTATCGTGACACTTATTGCTGGATTTGTTTATTATAGAAAGCATAATTAA
- the rpsM gene encoding 30S ribosomal protein S13 encodes MARIAGVDIPNDKRVVISLTYVYGIGLATSQKILAAAGISEDIRVKDLTSDQEDAIRREIDSIKVEGDLRREVNLNIKRLMEIGSYRGIRHRRGLPVRGQNTKNNARTRKGKATAIAGKKK; translated from the coding sequence ATGGCTCGTATAGCTGGAGTTGATATTCCAAATGATAAACGCGTAGTAATTTCACTTACTTATGTATATGGAATTGGTCTTGCAACATCACAAAAAATCTTAGCAGCTGCTGGTATCTCAGAAGATATCCGTGTTAAAGATTTAACATCTGATCAAGAAGACGCAATCCGTCGCGAAATCGATTCAATCAAAGTTGAAGGTGACCTTCGTCGTGAAGTGAACTTAAACATCAAACGTTTGATGGAAATCGGATCATACCGTGGAATTCGTCACCGTCGTGGACTTCCAGTCCGTGGACAAAACACTAAAAACAATGCTCGCACTCGTAAAGGTAAAGCTACTGCGATTGCAGGTAAGAAAAAATAA
- a CDS encoding ATP-binding cassette domain-containing protein: MFGFIGSNGAGKSTTIRCLLGLIHKSKGDMSPFWQSLRQFNRGTCTYRLHAVRSHVLSQDKSQGCH, translated from the coding sequence ATTTTCGGTTTTATTGGTTCTAATGGCGCAGGGAAATCAACCACCATTCGTTGTTTACTTGGACTGATTCACAAAAGCAAGGGAGACATGTCACCTTTTTGGCAATCGCTACGCCAATTTAACAGAGGCACTTGTACATATCGGCTACATGCCGTCAGAAGCCATGTTTTATCCCAAGATAAAAGTCAAGGATGTCATTGA
- a CDS encoding DUF3173 family protein, which produces MIATVTKDDLVALGFSEGTSRSIIRKGKHLLVQRGFYVYDNKRIGTIPATIAEELLDLKLTSKV; this is translated from the coding sequence ATGATAGCAACCGTAACAAAAGATGATTTAGTAGCCTTAGGCTTTTCAGAGGGAACCTCACGTTCTATTATTCGTAAGGGGAAACACCTCCTCGTTCAACGTGGGTTTTATGTTTATGATAATAAACGGATTGGAACCATACCTGCAACAATTGCGGAGGAGTTATTAGATTTAAAACTAACCTCTAAGGTATAA